One stretch of Astatotilapia calliptera chromosome 3, fAstCal1.2, whole genome shotgun sequence DNA includes these proteins:
- the LOC113017268 gene encoding equilibrative nucleoside transporter 2-like — protein MKRRTDAPQDRYYMVGLMFFILGLGTLLPWNFFMTASLYFQRRLETNESSNGTEVVRKEYYFNNWMTLLSQLPLLLFTLLNSFLYPRISEAIRIAGSLVFILLLFILTAVLVKVPMEEDCFFSVTMATIWFINSFGAVLQGSLFGLVGMLPQKYSSIFMSGQGLAGTFAAIAMLIAIGSKTDHETAALGYFITPCVGTLLTLFSYLVLPRLGFAQYYLKKSSTYEADTTDELLKESSMVENGKLAGHVNGSAIGNSAKGSSVAEAEPRSDGTKQAFLPLEQVERGQAKASVIEVFKKIWVMAFCVTFVFTVTLSVFPAITVDVKTTSEGENWESYFISVCCFLIFNINDWLGRTITTKIRWPSKESRLFPVLVISRVGFIPLLMFCNVQSRNYLPVLFEHDAAFSVIMVFFSLSSGYFVCLSMSYAPQLVEPKDAETAGALMTFFLALGLSIGAALSFPLRKLI, from the exons ATGAAACGACGAACAGACGCCCCTCAGGACCG ATACTACATGGTGGGACTCATGTTCTTCATTCTGGGCCTGGGAACGCTGCTGCCATGGAATTTCTTCATGACAGCTTCACTG TACTTCCAACGTCGACTGGAGACAAATGAATCGAGCAACGGGACCGAGGTCGTCCGCAAAGAGTACTACTTCAACAACTGGATGACTCTGCTGTCTCAGCTGCCTCTGCTGCTATTTACCCTGCTCAACTCCTTCCTCTACCCGAG gatatCGGAGGCGATACGTATCGCAGGTAGCCTTGTTTTCATCCTGCTGCTCTTCATCCTCACAGCGGTTTTGGTCAAAGTGCCCATGGAGGAAGACTGCTTCTTCTCGGTCACCATGGCTACTATCTGGTTCATCAACT CGTTTGGTGCCGTGCTGCAGGGCAGTCTGTTCGGTCTTGTGGGGATGCTGCCTCAGAAGTACAGCAGCATCTTCATGAGTGGCCAGGGCCTCGCTGGGACATTCGCTGCCATCGCCATGCTAATAGCCATAGGAA GTAAAACGGACCACGAAACGGCAGCTTTGGGTTACTTCATCACACCGTGTGTGGGGACGTTGCTCACACTCTTCAGCTACTTGGTGCTGCCACGCCTG gGGTTTGCTCAgtattatttgaaaaaaagcAGCACGTACGAGGCAGACACCACAGACGAGCTGCTGAAAG AAAGCAGCATGGTGGAAAATGGCAAGCTGGCCGGGCACGTTAACGGATCGGCAATCGGCAACTCGGCCAAAGGTAGCAGCGTCGCCGAGGCCGAGCCGAGGTCTGATGGAACCAAGCAGGCCTTCCTGCCCCTGGAGCAGGTTGAGAGGGGGCAAGCCAAGGCCTCTGTTATAGAGGTCTTTAAAAAG ATCTGGGTGATGGCGTTCTGCGTCACCTTCGTTTTCACAGTCACTCTGTCTGTGTTCCCTGCCATCACCGTAGATGTGAAAACTACATCCGAAGGAGAAAACTGGG AGAGCTATTTTATTTCGGTGTGCTGCTTCCTCATTTTCAATATTAACGACTGGCTCGGCCGGACCATCACCACAAAGATACGCTGG CCCTCTAAAGAGTCCCGTCTCTTCCCGGTGCTGGTGATCTCCAGAGTCGGGTTCATCCCTCTGCTGATGTTCTGTAATGTCCAGAGCCGCAACtaccttcctgttttatttgaacACGACGCAGCATTTTCTGTCATCATggttttcttctctctgtccAGCGGCTACTTCGTCTGCCTGTCCATGTCCTACGCGCCACA GTTGGTGGAGCCTAAAGACGCAGAGACTGCAGGAGCCCTCATGACCTTCTTCTTGGCTCTGGGTCTGTCCATAGGAGCCGCCCTGTCCTTCCCCCTGCGGAAGTTGATCTAG